One genomic segment of Amycolatopsis sp. Hca4 includes these proteins:
- a CDS encoding endo alpha-1,4 polygalactosaminidase: MQIVSRDVSASPASGKYNICYLNAFQAQEGQDADWPSDLLLRDSSGKKVVDPDWNETLLDLRTADKRTRVAQKVSGWIDTCAAKGYQAIEPDNFDSYSRSKNLLTTTHAQEYIKLLSAYAHGKNLAIAQKNTPELAGNRVANGLDFAVTEECGEYEECADYAGPFNNRVVDVEYTASGMSKGCPDWKNKISMVRRDLYVVPQGISGYVRKTC; the protein is encoded by the coding sequence GTGCAGATCGTCAGCCGCGACGTGTCCGCGTCCCCGGCGAGCGGCAAGTACAACATCTGCTACCTGAACGCGTTCCAGGCCCAGGAGGGCCAGGACGCCGACTGGCCGAGCGACCTCCTCCTCCGCGATTCGTCGGGCAAGAAGGTGGTCGACCCGGACTGGAACGAGACCCTCCTCGACCTGAGGACGGCCGACAAGCGCACCCGGGTGGCGCAGAAGGTCTCCGGCTGGATCGACACGTGCGCGGCCAAGGGCTACCAGGCCATCGAGCCGGACAACTTCGACAGCTATTCCCGCTCGAAGAACCTCCTGACCACCACGCACGCCCAGGAGTACATCAAGCTCCTGTCGGCCTACGCCCACGGCAAGAACCTGGCCATCGCCCAGAAGAACACCCCGGAGCTGGCCGGGAACCGCGTGGCCAACGGCCTCGACTTCGCGGTGACGGAGGAGTGCGGCGAATACGAGGAGTGCGCCGACTACGCGGGCCCGTTCAACAACCGCGTGGTCGACGTGGAGTACACGGCATCGGGCATGAGCAAGGGCTGCCCGGACTGGAAGAACAAGATCAGCATGGTCCGCCGCGACTTGTACGTGGTACCGCAGGGAATAAGCGGTTACGTCCGCAAGACATGCTGA
- a CDS encoding extracellular solute-binding protein, giving the protein MDRREFLRGAGALALGATIAGCSPARSAGGPVTVEVWHGQTDTGKKVLDELVADFHRSHPGIRIDLGGGVLADAMLQKITAALASGSFPDVAYVFGSDLASVARSPSVVDVTDLVDAGPGFWAPARAAVTVNGRVRAVPALLDSLAVVCNKELFATAGIPLPAAGWTWAEFVETAKKLTDPGNGTFGTAWPATGDEDTVWRLWPLVWDLGGDVVGPDGRGIGFADQGVRALEVVRDLAAAKAVYLDPKTGSEQMYQAFEAGHIGMVATGPWQLPDIADAGIDYAVVPLPSFSGRAVTISGPDTWTLFDNGEERVAAARTFLSWLADPAQDVRWDDGAGSLPLSRRTQQLPAWQQKTAETPGLPVFVDALENARVRPVHPAYPRCRRRSAPRSSPSCWAGRRRPTRCATAPRPRTPP; this is encoded by the coding sequence ATGGACCGCCGCGAATTCCTCCGCGGCGCCGGCGCTCTGGCCCTGGGCGCGACCATCGCCGGCTGCAGCCCGGCCAGGTCCGCCGGCGGCCCGGTCACCGTCGAGGTCTGGCACGGCCAGACCGACACCGGCAAGAAGGTCCTGGACGAGCTCGTCGCGGACTTCCACCGGTCCCACCCCGGGATCCGGATCGACCTCGGCGGCGGTGTCCTCGCCGACGCGATGCTCCAGAAGATCACCGCGGCGCTCGCGTCGGGCTCGTTCCCGGACGTCGCCTACGTCTTCGGTTCCGACCTCGCCAGCGTGGCGCGCAGCCCGAGCGTCGTCGACGTCACCGACCTCGTCGACGCGGGTCCCGGCTTCTGGGCGCCGGCCAGGGCAGCGGTCACCGTCAACGGCCGCGTCCGCGCGGTCCCGGCGCTGCTGGACTCGCTGGCCGTGGTGTGCAACAAGGAGCTGTTCGCCACCGCCGGGATCCCGCTGCCCGCCGCGGGCTGGACGTGGGCCGAATTCGTCGAGACGGCGAAGAAGCTCACCGACCCAGGCAACGGCACCTTCGGCACCGCCTGGCCTGCCACCGGCGACGAGGACACCGTGTGGCGGCTGTGGCCGCTGGTCTGGGACCTCGGCGGCGACGTCGTCGGCCCGGACGGCCGCGGCATCGGCTTCGCCGACCAGGGCGTCCGCGCCCTGGAGGTGGTCCGCGACCTCGCCGCGGCGAAGGCGGTCTACCTCGACCCGAAGACCGGCAGCGAGCAGATGTACCAGGCGTTCGAGGCCGGGCACATCGGGATGGTCGCCACCGGCCCGTGGCAGCTGCCCGACATCGCCGACGCCGGGATCGACTACGCGGTCGTGCCGTTGCCGAGCTTCAGCGGCCGGGCCGTCACCATCTCCGGCCCGGACACCTGGACGCTGTTCGACAACGGCGAAGAACGCGTGGCGGCGGCCCGCACCTTCCTGTCCTGGCTGGCGGACCCGGCCCAGGACGTCCGCTGGGACGACGGCGCGGGCAGCCTCCCGCTCAGCCGCCGGACGCAGCAACTGCCCGCGTGGCAGCAGAAGACCGCCGAGACGCCGGGCCTGCCGGTCTTCGTCGACGCGCTGGAGAACGCCCGGGTCCGGCCCGTGCACCCCGCCTACCCCAGGTGTCGGCGGCGCTCGGCACCGCGATCGTCGCCGTCCTGCTGGGCCGGGCGACGCCGGCCGACGCGCTGCGCGACTGCGCCGCGGCCGCGAACGCCGCCCTGA